The Candidatus Methylomirabilis sp. sequence GAGGAGGCCATCGAGGTGCTCCACGTCTTCGGCCTCGAGGGCAAGGCTGCCATGCTCGCCGGCGGCTTGGCCCAGGGCGAGCGGAAGCTCCTCGACGTCGCGGTCGCCTACGCGCTCCGTCCGCGGCTCCTCTTCCTGGACGAGCCGACCAGCGGGGTCAGCACCCGGGAGAAGGCGCCCATCATGGACACGATCACGGCGGTCGTGCGGTCCGGGAAGATCACCCCCGTCATCATCGAGCACGATATGGATGTGGTCTTCAAGTACTCGGATCGCATCGTCGTCATGCACCAGGGAACCATCCTCGCCGATGGAACCCCAGAACAAATCCGGCTGAACGAGACCGTGACGATCACCCTTCTCGGCAGCACGCCGGCCCGCTGAACGCCGCGCGCAGGAGGACCGGCCCCGATGCTCCGGCTGGATCAGATCCACACCTACCGCGGGACGGCGCACGTCCTCCGGGGAATCTCCCTGGGCGTCCAGGCGGCTGAAGCGGTCTGCCTGGTCGGCCGCAACGGAGCGGGGAAGACGACCACCATCGAGAGCATCATGGGCCTCCTCCCCATGCGCGGGGGGACGATCACGTTCCAGGGGCGGGACATCAGCCGCCTGCCCGCCCACGAGCGCGCCCGGCTCGGGATCGGCTACGCGCCGGAGGACGCCGGCATCTTCCCGGACCTCACGGTGGCCGAGAATTTTCAGATCAGTCGGCAGTTGGCCGGCGCCTCCCGGCAGGGGGGCTCAGCCTCGCCGGACGAAGATGCGGAGGCGCACATTTTCGCCGTCTTCCCGGAGGTGCGGGACTTCCTGCAGCGGCGGGGCCTGCACCTGAGCGGGGGGCAGAAGAAGATGGTGGCCATCGCCCGGGCCATGGCGCTGTCGCCGAAGATCCTCCTCCTGGACGAGCCCTTCGAAGGCCTGGCGCCGGTGGTCGTGATCCGGTTCATCGACGCGGTGAAGAAGATCAAGGAGATGGGGATCTCCGTGTTGATCGCGGAGTCCAACCTGATGACGGCCTCCCGGGTGGCCGACCGGCTCTACGCCATCGACCGGGGGGAGATCATCTTCGAAGGCGCGCCGAAGAGCGCATTCACCAATGAGGACGTCATGAAGACCATCCGCGGATGAGGCCGGGTGCGACAACCTCGTCCGGGACGTCGGAGGGGCAGGTGGGTGGCGCACGCCTGCGTCCGATCACGAGAACGGTGAAGGGGATTGCGGCCGGCGTCAGGGCGCGCCCGAAGATGTTCTGGGGCGTGACGCTCGGCGTCTTCCTGCTCAACCTGGTCCTACCGGTCCTCGTCCTCTCGCTCGCGCGCAAGCCAGTGGATCTCTTTACCTTCAACCCGTGGCTCAGCCGGCTGCCCGAGTACCTCGCTTCGAACACGGACACCCTCGCCAAAAAGCTGTCCTTCGTCTCCAACATGGCCCTCGCTTGGTTCATCTCCGAGAACCCCATCGAGGGCGTGGAATGGGGGTTTATCATCGACGTGCCGTCCCTCGGGCGGTTCCTCCTCACCGGTCTCCTGTTTGGGGCCTACTTCGCCCTGTGGTTCACCCGCCGCGAGCAGGTGAAGGCCTGCGGATGGGGCGCGAATGCGGCCCGGTACGGAGGCGTGGCCGGGGCGATGACGAGCGTGCTCGGCTTCTCCACGGGGGCCTGCAGCGTCATGGGCTGCGGCCTGCCGGTCCTGCCCGTGGTCGGGCTCGCCCTGACCGGCCT is a genomic window containing:
- a CDS encoding ABC transporter ATP-binding protein; translation: MLRLDQIHTYRGTAHVLRGISLGVQAAEAVCLVGRNGAGKTTTIESIMGLLPMRGGTITFQGRDISRLPAHERARLGIGYAPEDAGIFPDLTVAENFQISRQLAGASRQGGSASPDEDAEAHIFAVFPEVRDFLQRRGLHLSGGQKKMVAIARAMALSPKILLLDEPFEGLAPVVVIRFIDAVKKIKEMGISVLIAESNLMTASRVADRLYAIDRGEIIFEGAPKSAFTNEDVMKTIRG
- a CDS encoding ABC transporter ATP-binding protein; protein product: MNLLATQRLKKHFGETRAVDGVDFAVDAGEVLALIGSNGAGKTTLVNLISGLIRPDAGRILFDGADVTSLPVYDRIRAGIARSFQLVNLFDQLTTLDNVALSIFSREGKTRRLMALADRDEAVREEAIEVLHVFGLEGKAAMLAGGLAQGERKLLDVAVAYALRPRLLFLDEPTSGVSTREKAPIMDTITAVVRSGKITPVIIEHDMDVVFKYSDRIVVMHQGTILADGTPEQIRLNETVTITLLGSTPAR